CAGGAAGTGACCGTGAGAGTCATAAATTTGATGATTTCGTTGTAAGTTAACTAGTTCTGTAGCGGATAAGCCAGCCGCAAATAAAACGTATGCGATCGCGTAATCCTGTAGACTCGATTTTCTAGCTTGTCGGAGAATTTCATGAACTAACGCCGCAGGTATATCCGCTACGTCTTGAGGTATTTCTCTGATTTCTAAGCTGTTGTGAGCTAATTTCATTGCGGGTGACATCGTTCCGTGAAGAAATAACTCCACTAAGTTTTCTAGAAAATCGTCCCGACTTTCCCAAAGTTGATGAAATTCGCTGGTAAACTCAATAACGGCGTATCCCAAAATCATGCCGTTGAGTAAACTGGCTAATTTCTCTGCGGGTAGATAGGTGTTTAAATCTCCCTGTTCAATTACTGTAGCTAAGTATTGAGCTACATAGCGGTTAGCCTCTGTTAAGCCTCGTCCCAAGGCGCGGCGATTCTCTGCTGGAAATTGGTCAGCTTCACCTACTACAGACCTGACCAAATCTGGCACTCTTTCCAATGCGTGTAAGCTAGCACTTGCATAGTCTTTTAAAGCTTGGTAAACATCCCCCGGAGGATTAGCCCGTTGTACCAGGGACTCACCTAAGTTGATAAAGGCTGCTGATTCTTCTAATACAGCCAACAGCAGCCCATGTTTATTACCAAAATTGCGGAACAGCGTCACTTCATTGACTGCGGCTTTTTCAGCAATTTGACGGGTAGTAGTTCCACTGACTCCCTGAGCAGTAAATAATTCCAGTGCTGCTTTAATCAAGCGTTGGCGAGCTGAAAGCGGTTGAGAGGCCATAAATAAAATGCAAGTGCTACTTGCAATAAAACAAAAACAAGTGCTAGGATGACAAATGTAAGTGATACTTGCTCTAATTTACTGTAACGCATGAGTCTAAATAGGTAATAGCAATTCGCCAAAAGAAAATTACAAACACCTTAATGACGAATTTGTCAATTCCTGTTGAGCATGAAAAATTACCAGCTACAAGAGCAAATCGCAACCTGATCCATTAATTAGGAATTGTTATGACTGCAAAACATCTGGCGATCGCACCTGATGCAGAGAAACCATTGCGCATACGGTGGATAAACGTATTATTCTTTACTTCGTTTCATGCCGTAGCCTTGTTGGCTCCTTGGTTTTTTTCCTGGTCAGCATTAGGTTTGCTATTGGTTCTCCACTGGTTGTTCGGCAGTATTGGTATTTGTTTAGGGTATCACAGACT
Above is a genomic segment from Nostoc sp. MS1 containing:
- a CDS encoding TetR/AcrR family transcriptional regulator; this encodes MASQPLSARQRLIKAALELFTAQGVSGTTTRQIAEKAAVNEVTLFRNFGNKHGLLLAVLEESAAFINLGESLVQRANPPGDVYQALKDYASASLHALERVPDLVRSVVGEADQFPAENRRALGRGLTEANRYVAQYLATVIEQGDLNTYLPAEKLASLLNGMILGYAVIEFTSEFHQLWESRDDFLENLVELFLHGTMSPAMKLAHNSLEIREIPQDVADIPAALVHEILRQARKSSLQDYAIAYVLFAAGLSATELVNLQRNHQIYDSHGHFLQITIPGFVRQVPVNQWILGKRYGSYTDNPLTKWLKSRKDNHAPMFINATGEPISESEVLACWQVWTQALLTPQGQTPQIDQAKHTWRVEMLMRGMTLENLSIITACDRTQLQPYAHRAKEKAALEQATRLDQKPV